CGCAAACACTATGATTTGTTCCTTATTCTCTGATGGGTTTATTGGTTATTCTTTATATGATGAAAACTTATTTTATGAAGAAGGTATCAAAAGTAATAAAGCAGGATTAAAAATTCTGGCTTCACATGAAGTCATAATACCTGACAGCTTAGAAGATATGACCTGGGATTTAGGAGAATATAGTTTTTTAATGACATTATCTAAACGAGTCCCTGTCTTTATTAGAAAAAATATAAAGAAGTTTGTTGTAAACATGTGTGACAAAATAGGATTAGATTTTGAAGCTGAAAAGGATTCAATATACTATGCTATTCATCCCGGCGGACCAAAAATCATCGACTATGTAGTTAGGGAATTAAAAATTGACAATAGTAGAGCACACTGGTCGTATGAAATACTAAAACATAATGGCAATATGTCTTCAGCCACCTTGCCTCATATCTTTGATAAAATCATTAATGATTCTCACATTAAGACAGGTACCAAAATTATAGCCATTGCGTTTGGTCCAGGACTAACGGCAACAGGACTTTTACTTGAAAAAATAGCATAATTTTTTTTAAAATTAATAATAATTAACTCATTAAAAAAGGGGCTGTTTGAAAAGTTTAGACAGCCTCTTTTTTCTATATTTTAACTAAGCGCTTAAAGTATTGTTTATTATCCATTGAAGCTATTTTAAGTAAATACACACCTTGATCAAAAACGTCTAAATTATTAATTTGAATGACTCCATTTTTACATTTTGTATGCAGTTTTACAACCATCCTTGCTCTAATATCATATAATGTTATTGTAAATAATTCACCATTAAGATTTGAAGGCATTAAAACAGTAATTTTAGAGCTGAAAGGATTAGGCTTGATAAATATTTCCGTTAAACTAAACTCTTCTGAGTTAAGTCCTTCACAGGCATCTCCAATATTATTACCATCACTATCTTCTTGATTAGGGTTAGCTATATTAGGGCAATTATCTATACAATCTGGTATACCATCACTATCAGTATCAATTTCATCAATAGGTATTCCATTCGTACAGTCGTTGTCCTTGCCGTCACAAAGTTCCATGGCTCCCGGGTAAACGGTACTGTCGCCATCGTCACAATCCGTGCTGTCCGAAACATAGCCCGGCGGGGGTGAGTTTGCCGTTTGGCTCATGCCAGGGTCTCCATATGTGTCGCCGTCGCCGTCAAGGTACCAGGTCCTTAAATCCGAACCGTCGCAGTCCTCGTCAATACCGTTGTCTGGGATTTCTGTTGCATCCGGGTTGATAGTAACCTTGGTGTCATCACAGTCACCCTCGTTTTCAGAGAACCCATCACCATCATCATCCACACTAGCAGAACTGTCCAAGGTCGTTGGGTTACAGTCGTCGTCTTTGCCATTGTCCAATATCTCTGTTGCTCCAGGGTTTACAGATGAATCACCGTCATCACAATCGTTATTATCCATAACATATCCTGCTGGTTGCGAGCACGCCTCTTGAGTATTCCCCACATCACCGTATCCGTCACCATCAGTATCGGCATAATAGGTATTCTTGACACCTTCATCAACCTGACCGTCGCAGTCGTTATCAATACCATCACAGACTTCTAGATTACCTGGGTAAGATGCCGATTCATTGTCATTACAGTCCGTGTTATTACCAACATACCCCGCAGGCTGGGTATTAGACTGCTGACTAATATCAGGGTTTCCAAAACCATCGCCATCCAAATCTTGGTACCATAAGCTAGCATCGGTACCATCACAGTTTTCATCGGTACCATTATTTGGGATTTCAACCTCGCCCGGGTTGATATTCGCATCAGTATCATCGCAATCGGTACTGTCCGTAACATATCCTGCTGGTTGTGAGCATGCCTCTTGAGTGTTCCCCAAATCACCGTATCCGTCACCATCGGTATCAGCATAATACGTATTCTCAACACCTTCGTCTACCTGACCATCACAGTCGTTATCAATGCCATCACAGACTTCTACATTACCTGGGTAAGATGCCGATTCATTGTCATTACAGTCCGTGTTATTACCAACATACCCCGCAGGCCGGGTATTAGACTGCTGACTAATATTAGGGTTTCCAAAACCATCGCCATCCAAATCTTGGTACCATAAGCTAGCATCGATACCATCACAGTTTTCATCTGTACCATTATTTGGGATTTCAACCTCGCCCGGGTTGATATTCGCATCAGTATCATCACAATCGTTATTATCCGTAACATATCCTGCTGGTTGCGAGCACGCCTCTTGAGTATTCCCCACATCACCGTATCCGTCACCATCGGTATCGGCATAATACGTATTCTCAACACCTTCGTCTACCTGACCATCACAGTCGTTATCGATACCATCACAGACTTCTACATTACCTGGGTAAGATGCCGATTCATTGTCATTACAGTCCGTGTTATTACCAACATACCCCGCAGGCCGGGTATTAGACTGCTGACTAATATTAGGGTTTCCAAAACCATCGCCATCCAAATCTTGGTACCATAAACTAGCATCGGTACCATCACAGTTTTCGTCTGTACCATTATTTGGGATTTCAACCTCGCCCGGGTTGATATTCGCATCAGTATCATCGCAATCGGTACTGTCCGTAACATATCCTGCTGGTTGTGAGCATGCCTCTTGAGTGTTCCCCAAATCACCGTATCCGTCACCATCGGTATCAGCATAATAGGTATTTTTAACACCTTCATCAACCTGACCATCACAGTCGTTATCAATGCCATCACAGACTTCTACATTACCTGGGTAAGATGCCGCTTCACTGTCATTACAGTCTGTATTATTACCAACATACCCCGTGGGCTGGGTATTAGACTGCTGACTAATATTAGGGTTTCCAAAACCATCGCCATCCAAATCTTGGTACCATAAGCTAGCATCGATACCATCACAGTTTTCATCTATACCATTATTTGGGATTTCAACCTCGCCCGGGTTGATATTCGCATCAGTATCATCACAATCGTTATTATCCGTAACATATCCTGCTGGTTGAGAACATGCCTCTAGAGTGTTCCCCAAATCACCGTATCCGTCACCATCGGTATCGGCATAATACGTATTCTCAACACCTTCGTCTACCTGACCATCACAGTCGTTATCAATGCCATCACAGACTTCTACATTACCTGGGTAAGATGCGGATTCACTGTCATTACAGTCTGTATTATTACCAACATACCCCGTGGGCTGGGTATTAGACTGCTGACTAATATTAGGGTTTCCAAATCCATCATCGTCCAGGTCCTGATACCAAATACTGGCATCGGTACCATCACAGTTTTCATCTGTACCATTATTTGGGATTTCAACCTCGCCCGGGTTGATATTCGCATCAGTATCATCGCAATCGGTACTGTCCGTAACATATCCTGCTGGTTGAGAACATGCCTCTAGAGTGTTCCCCAAATCACCGTATCCGTCACCATCGGTATCAGCATAATACGTATTCTCAACACCTTCGTCAACCTGACCGTCACAGTCGTTATCGATACCATCACAGATTTCTAAATTACCTGGGTAAGCGTCAGCTTCTGTATCATCACAGTCTGTATTGTCAATAACATAACCTTCAGGTGCTGAACAAGCCAGAATACTAGCGCCAACATTTCCGTAGCCATCTCCATCTGTATCGGCATAATAGGTATTCTTGACACCTTCATCAACCTGACCGTCGCAGTCGTTATCGATACCATCACAGATTTCTAAATTACCTGGGTAAGCGTCAGCTTCATTGTCATCACAGTCTGTATTGTCAATAACATAACCTTCAGGTGCTGAACAGGCTAAAATACTAGCACTGGCATCACCATAACCATCCCCATCAGTGTCGGCATAATAGGTATTTTTAACGCCTTCATCTACCTGACCATCACAGTCGTTATCAATGCCATCACAGACTTCTACATTACCTGGGTAAGATGCCGCTTCATTGTCATTACAGTCCGTGTTATTACCAACATACCCCGCGGGCCGGGTATTAGACTGCTGACTAATATTAGGGTTTCCAAATCCATCATCGTCCAGGTCCTGATACCAAATACTGGCATCGGTACCATCACAGTTTTCATCTGTACCATTATTTGGGATTTCAACCTCACCCGGGTTGATATTCGCATCAGTATCATCGCAATCGGTACTGTCCGTAACATATCCTGCTGGTTGTGAGCATGCCTCTTGAGTGTTCCCAACATCACCGTAACCATCCCCGTCAGCATCAGCATAATAGGTGTTCTTGACACCTTCGTCAACCTGACCGTCGCAGTCGTTATCGATACCGTCACAGATTTCTACATTACCAGGGTAAGCGTCAGCTTCTGTATCATCACAGTCTGTATTGTCAATAACATAACCTTCAGGTGCTGAACAGGCTAAAATACTAGCACTGGCATCTCCATAACCATCCCCATCAGTATCAGCATAATAGGTGTTCTTGACACCTTCGTCAACCTGACCGTCGCAGTCGTTATCGATACCATCACAGACTTCTAAATTACCTGGGTAAGCGTCAGCTTCTGTATCATCACAGTCTGTATTATCAGTAACATAACCATTAGGTGCTGAACAGGCCAAAATACTAGACCCTGCATCTCCATAACCATCGCCATCACTATCAGCATAATACGTATTCTCAACACCTTCGTCAACCTGTCCATCACAGTCGTTATCAATGCCATCACAGACTTCTACATTACCTGGATAAGATGCCGCTTCATTGTCATTACAGTCTGTATTATTGCTAACATAACCTTCTGGTGCTGAACAAGCCAGAATACTAGCGCCAACATTTCCGTAGCCATCTCCATCTGTATCTGCATAATAGGTATTCTTAACACCTTCATCTACCTGACCATCACAGTCGTTGTCAATACCATCACAGACTTCTACATTACCTGGGTAAGCGTTGGCTTCATTGTCATTACAATCTGTATTGTCAATAACATAACCTTCAGGTGCTGAACAGGCTAAAATAGTAGCACTGGCATCACCATAACCATCCTCATCAGTGTCGGCATAATAGGTATTCTTAACACCTTCATCTACCTGACCATCACAGTCGTTGTCAATACCATCACAGACTTCTACATTACCTGGGTAAGCGTTGGCTTCATTGTCATTACAATCTGTATTGTCAATAACATAACCTTCAGGTGCTGAACAGGCTAAAATAGTAGCACTGGCATCACCATAACCATCCCCATCAGTGTCTGCATAATAGGTATTTTTAACACCTTCATCTACCTGACCGTCACAATCGTTATCAATGCCATCACAGACTTCTACATTACCTGGGTAAGATGCCGATTCATTGTCATTACAGTCCGTGTTATTACCAACATACCCTGCAGGCTGGGTATTAGACTGCTGACTAATATTAGGGTTTCCAAAACCATCGCCATCCAAATCTTGGTACCATAAGCTAGCATCGGTACCATCACAGTTTTCATCTGTACCATTATTTGGGATTTCAACCTCGCCCGGGTTGATATTCGCATCAGTATCATCGCAATCGGTACTGTCCGTAACATATCCTGCTGGTTGAGAACATGCCTCTAGAGCGTTATTCATGTCTCCGTAACCATCCCCATCAGTATCGGCATAATAGGTATTCTTAACGCCTTCGTCAACCTGACCATCACAGTCGTTATCGATACCGTCACAAACCTCTACATTACCAGTGTACGCATCTGCTTCTGTATCATCACAGTCCGTATTATTACTGACATAACCTGCAGGTGCAGAACATGCTAAAATACTAGCACTGGCATCGCCATAACCATCGCCATCAGTATCAGCATAATAGGTGTTCTCAACACCTTCGTCAACCTGACCGTCGCAGTCGTTATCAATGCCATCACAGACTTCTAAATTACCTGGGTAAGCGTCAGCTTCTGTATCATCACAGTCTGTATTATCACTAACATAACCATTAGGCGCTGAACATGCCAAAATACTAGACCCTGCATCTCCGAAACCATCGCCATCGCTATCAGCATAATAGGTGTTTGTTACACCCTCGTCAACCTGACCGTCGCAATCATTATCAATGCCATCACAAACTTCGGTATTACCTGGGTACGCATCTACTTCTGTATCATCACAGTCTGTATTATCACTAACATAACCGTTAGGCGCTGAACAGGCCAAAATGCTAGACCCAGAATCTCCGTAACCATCCCCATCAGTATCGGCATAATAGGTATTCTTAACGCCTTCATCAACCTGACCATCACAATCGTTATCTATGCCATCACAGACTTCTACATTACCTGGGTAAGCGTTGGCTTCATTGTCATTACAATCAGTATTATTACTGACATATCCTTCAGGTGCTGAACAGGCTAAAATACTAGCACTGGCATTTCCATAACCATCGCCATCTGTATCGGCATAATAGGTGTTTTTTACATCTTCATCAACCTGACCGTCGCAGTTATTATCAATACCATCACAGATTTCTGTAGCGGCAGGGTTAACATTAACATCAGTATCGTTGCAGTCCAAACTGTTAGAAACGTAACCTAAGGGTTGGATACAGGACAATTGACTATTTTCAAAATCACCATAACCATCATTATCACTATCGGCATACCAGGTATATTGTCCGGTAATATCATTATCCGCATCATCTATTTGTCCGTCACAATCATTGTCAATGCCATCACATATTTCTGTAGCGTTGGGATTAATATTAGCATCCGTATCATCGCAGTCCAAACTGTTGGAAACATAACCTATGGGCTTATTGCAGGACAAATAACTATTGGTAAAATCACCATATCCGTCATTATCGTTATCAGCATACCAAGTATCCTGTCCCGTTATGTTGTCATCTGCATCATCAATCAAACCATCACAATCGTTATCAATACCATCACAGATTTCAATAGCCAGAGGGTTAATATTAACATCTGCATCATTACAATCTAAACTGTTAGAAACGTAACCAAGCGGTTGGTTACAGGACAATTGACTATTTCCAAAATCACCGTAGCCATCACCATCACTATCGGCATAATAGGTATTCTTAACGCCTTCATCAACTTGACCATCACAATCGTTATCTATGCCATCACAGACTTCTACATTACCTGGGTAAGCGTTGGCTTCATTGTCATTACAATCTGTATTATTACTGACATATCCTTCAGGTGCTGAACAGGCTAAAATACTAGCACTGGCATTTCCATAACCATCACCATCACTATCGGCATAATAGTTGTTTGTTGCACCCTCGTCAACCTGACCATCACAATCGTTATCAATGCCATCACAGACTTCTACATTACCTGGGTAAGCGTTGGCTTCATTGTCATTACAATCTGTGTTATTGCTAACATAACCTTCTGGTGCTGAACAGGCTAAAATACTAGCACTGGCATCTCCATAACCATCGCCATCTGTATCGGCATAATAGGTATTCTTAACACCTTCATCAATCTGACCGTCACAATCATTGTCGATACCATCACAAACTTCAGTAGCATCGGGGTTAACATTAATATCTGAATCGTTACAATCCAAACTGTTGGAAACATAGCCTGATGCCTGATTACAGGACAGTTGGGTAACGTTTAAATCGCCATAGCCGTCACCATCATTGTCGGCATACCAGATGTCTTGACCAGCTATACTGCCATCGGCGTCATCGATTAAACCGTCACAATCATTATCAATACCATCACAAACTTCAGTAGCATCGGGGTTAATGTTAATATCTGAATCGTTACAATCCAAACTGTTCGAAACATAGCCTGATGGCTGATTACATGACAGTTGGGTAACGTTTAAATCGCCATAGCCGTCACCATCATTGTCGGCATACCAGATGTCTTGACCAGCTATACTGCCATCGGCGTCATCGATTAAACCGTCACAATCATTATCAATACCATCACAAACTTCAGTAGCATCGGGGTTAATGTTAATATCTGAATCGTTACAATCCAAACTGTTGGAAACATAGCCTGATGGCTGATTACAGGACAGTTGGGTAACGTTTAAATCGCCATAGCCGTCACCATCATTGTCGGCATACCAGGTGTCTTGACCAGCTATACTGCCATCGGCGTCATCGATTAAACCGTCACAATCATTATCAATACCATCACAAACTTCAGTAGCATCGGGGTTAATGTTAATATCTGAATCGTTACAATCCAAACTGTTGGAAACATAGCCTGATGGCTGATTACAGGACAGTTGGGTAACGTTTAAATCGCCATAGCCGTCACCATCATTGTCGGCATACCAGGTGTCTTGACCAGCTATACTGCCATCGGCGTCATCGATTAAACCGTCACAATCATTATCAATACCATCACAAACTTCAGCAGCATCGGGGTTAATGTTAATATCTGAATCGTTACAATCCAAACTGTTGGAAACATAGCCTGATGGCTGATTACAGGACAGTTGGGTAACGTTTAAATCGCCATAGCCGTCACCATCATTGTCGGCATACCAAGTGTCTTGACCAGCTATACTGTCATCGGCGTCATCGATTAAACCGTCACAATCATTATCAATACCGTCACAAACTTCAGCAGCATCGGGATTAATATTAATATTTGAATCGTTACAATCCAAACTATTGGAAACATAGCCTGATGGCTGATTACAGGACAGTTGGGCAACGTTTAAATCACCATAGCCATCGCCATCACTATCGGTATACCAAACCGTATCCGGGTTAAGGTTAACATCACTATCATCACAATCAGAATTATCCAAAACATAGTTGGCGGGCTGTTCACATTGTGTCAGGGTAACTGCATTGTTGCCATAACCATCGCCATCACTATCGGCATACCAAGTCGTATCCGGGTTAAGGTTAACATCACCGTCATCGCAATCGGTATTGTTTTCGGAATAGCCCACTGGTGCCGAGGTTTCACACAAATCTTCCGTAGTGGTCGAGCCAAAACCGTCGCCATCAGCATCCACATAGTAAGTGATTGGCACATTGATGCCTGCATTATTATCGTCACAGTCTGTGTTGTTGGTAACCGTGTTGACGGGTTGTAATGCCGAACACACACTCGTAGCCGGGGCACTCGAATCCCCATAGCCGTCGCCATCGTTATCGGGATAGTAATCAACCTTCGCTAGCCCTTCGTCTATCTGTCCGTTACAATCATTATCCAATCCATCACAGATTTCAGGGGCTCCTGGGTAAACAGTAGATTCAAAATCATCGCAATCCCCTCCGTCTGTTGAATAACCATCAACATCACCATCGGTTATGGATTGTGAAGACCATAGTTTGTATGTGAAATTGGGGTTGGTCGCCTTAAACCCCTGTGAATACACCCTAAAATAATAGGTTTGGCCAATGGTTAAATTATTATAAGTAATTTGTTCGTCTCCTGTACCGGTTATACCATCACTACAATCTAAAAGTGATAGTGTATTGCAATCACCCGAAAATAAACTTAGCCTACCATCAAATAAAGGATCCAAGGCAATATTAATATCGGTCGTTTGGGCCAAAAACCTATACCAAACATCGTCCCTAGCATTGGCACTTTTGGCGTTACATATTTCAGCATCCTCGTTGGTCTCTGCTCCTCCCAAAACGCTTCCAGGTACGGAGGTGGCATCACTACCGTCAATCGCCTTTCCCGTTTCCTGGATTATAAGTGTCGCTCCACTACAAATGTCATTCGATGGAGGGTCTGTTGATAATGTTGTTATATTTGGTGTAATTAACCAGTTGCTATAATCTTCTGACCCACAATTGGAGCGGATAGCCACCTGATAAGTGGTGTTTGCCATCAATGCATTTTCACCTGAGGAAGCCTCCAACACCCCTCCTGTCGATCCATTAGCCACGTGGTTACCTGTTCCAGGGGTAAAACCGGTTATACCAATTTCCCAATCGTAATTTGAAGGGCTTGGCCCAGTACTTGGCGCACTCCAATAAAAATCCAACCTTGTGTTGGACAAGTAGCTTACCCTTGGGGCTTCGGGTTTATAGCAAGTTGGTACCTTTTGTAAATTAACGGTATGGTTATTACTGTCACCATCACAGCTATTACTCAAGTGGATGATTACCCGAATTTCTCCCGTGGGAATATCAGCTGACTGGAACGTATAAGTTAAAGGTGAAACACTTTCGGCCAAAACCACACTTCCGGAAGCGTTTCTTATCGTTATGAAATCGTTACTATTAAGGTACTCGGATGTAAACGTATATTTTTCTTCTAAAATGTTAGTCACCGTTACATATTCTCCGGCATAAATTGAGCTCGTTACCAACTCCAGATCTTCCGTGTTTTTAGCCGTATAACTGGGTACAACTGTTGTATTACTATTACAATTTTGAGCATTAGACCATATAGTAAAAAATAGAAGACCAATGCATGTAATTTTATTCATGCTATTCTAATTTAAATTTATTAAAGACTATTGCTATTAATCAGGAGTGTTTAACACTTAAAAACCAATACATTTAGGTCAAATTTCACAAATACTTTGGAGTTACTTTAAAGTTATTTATTATTTATTACAACAGCATTTAAAACAGATAAAACACTTAAAATATCGATTAAAAGAAAAGCCCGTATACCTGTATCTTATGACAAAACTTATCTAGATTTTGTAATTTAGTTTTAAGATC
This genomic stretch from Flavobacteriaceae bacterium GSB9 harbors:
- a CDS encoding T9SS type A sorting domain-containing protein; amino-acid sequence: MNKITCIGLLFFTIWSNAQNCNSNTTVVPSYTAKNTEDLELVTSSIYAGEYVTVTNILEEKYTFTSEYLNSNDFITIRNASGSVVLAESVSPLTYTFQSADIPTGEIRVIIHLSNSCDGDSNNHTVNLQKVPTCYKPEAPRVSYLSNTRLDFYWSAPSTGPSPSNYDWEIGITGFTPGTGNHVANGSTGGVLEASSGENALMANTTYQVAIRSNCGSEDYSNWLITPNITTLSTDPPSNDICSGATLIIQETGKAIDGSDATSVPGSVLGGAETNEDAEICNAKSANARDDVWYRFLAQTTDINIALDPLFDGRLSLFSGDCNTLSLLDCSDGITGTGDEQITYNNLTIGQTYYFRVYSQGFKATNPNFTYKLWSSQSITDGDVDGYSTDGGDCDDFESTVYPGAPEICDGLDNDCNGQIDEGLAKVDYYPDNDGDGYGDSSAPATSVCSALQPVNTVTNNTDCDDNNAGINVPITYYVDADGDGFGSTTTEDLCETSAPVGYSENNTDCDDGDVNLNPDTTWYADSDGDGYGNNAVTLTQCEQPANYVLDNSDCDDSDVNLNPDTVWYTDSDGDGYGDLNVAQLSCNQPSGYVSNSLDCNDSNININPDAAEVCDGIDNDCDGLIDDADDSIAGQDTWYADNDGDGYGDLNVTQLSCNQPSGYVSNSLDCNDSDININPDAAEVCDGIDNDCDGLIDDADGSIAGQDTWYADNDGDGYGDLNVTQLSCNQPSGYVSNSLDCNDSDININPDATEVCDGIDNDCDGLIDDADGSIAGQDTWYADNDGDGYGDLNVTQLSCNQPSGYVSNSLDCNDSDININPDATEVCDGIDNDCDGLIDDADGSIAGQDIWYADNDGDGYGDLNVTQLSCNQPSGYVSNSLDCNDSDININPDATEVCDGIDNDCDGLIDDADGSIAGQDIWYADNDGDGYGDLNVTQLSCNQASGYVSNSLDCNDSDINVNPDATEVCDGIDNDCDGQIDEGVKNTYYADTDGDGYGDASASILACSAPEGYVSNNTDCNDNEANAYPGNVEVCDGIDNDCDGQVDEGATNNYYADSDGDGYGNASASILACSAPEGYVSNNTDCNDNEANAYPGNVEVCDGIDNDCDGQVDEGVKNTYYADSDGDGYGDFGNSQLSCNQPLGYVSNSLDCNDADVNINPLAIEICDGIDNDCDGLIDDADDNITGQDTWYADNDNDGYGDFTNSYLSCNKPIGYVSNSLDCDDTDANINPNATEICDGIDNDCDGQIDDADNDITGQYTWYADSDNDGYGDFENSQLSCIQPLGYVSNSLDCNDTDVNVNPAATEICDGIDNNCDGQVDEDVKNTYYADTDGDGYGNASASILACSAPEGYVSNNTDCNDNEANAYPGNVEVCDGIDNDCDGQVDEGVKNTYYADTDGDGYGDSGSSILACSAPNGYVSDNTDCDDTEVDAYPGNTEVCDGIDNDCDGQVDEGVTNTYYADSDGDGFGDAGSSILACSAPNGYVSDNTDCDDTEADAYPGNLEVCDGIDNDCDGQVDEGVENTYYADTDGDGYGDASASILACSAPAGYVSNNTDCDDTEADAYTGNVEVCDGIDNDCDGQVDEGVKNTYYADTDGDGYGDMNNALEACSQPAGYVTDSTDCDDTDANINPGEVEIPNNGTDENCDGTDASLWYQDLDGDGFGNPNISQQSNTQPAGYVGNNTDCNDNESASYPGNVEVCDGIDNDCDGQVDEGVKNTYYADTDGDGYGDASATILACSAPEGYVIDNTDCNDNEANAYPGNVEVCDGIDNDCDGQVDEGVKNTYYADTDEDGYGDASATILACSAPEGYVIDNTDCNDNEANAYPGNVEVCDGIDNDCDGQVDEGVKNTYYADTDGDGYGNVGASILACSAPEGYVSNNTDCNDNEAASYPGNVEVCDGIDNDCDGQVDEGVENTYYADSDGDGYGDAGSSILACSAPNGYVTDNTDCDDTEADAYPGNLEVCDGIDNDCDGQVDEGVKNTYYADTDGDGYGDASASILACSAPEGYVIDNTDCDDTEADAYPGNVEICDGIDNDCDGQVDEGVKNTYYADADGDGYGDVGNTQEACSQPAGYVTDSTDCDDTDANINPGEVEIPNNGTDENCDGTDASIWYQDLDDDGFGNPNISQQSNTRPAGYVGNNTDCNDNEAASYPGNVEVCDGIDNDCDGQVDEGVKNTYYADTDGDGYGDASASILACSAPEGYVIDNTDCDDNEADAYPGNLEICDGIDNDCDGQVDEGVKNTYYADTDGDGYGNVGASILACSAPEGYVIDNTDCDDTEADAYPGNLEICDGIDNDCDGQVDEGVENTYYADTDGDGYGDLGNTLEACSQPAGYVTDSTDCDDTDANINPGEVEIPNNGTDENCDGTDASIWYQDLDDDGFGNPNISQQSNTQPTGYVGNNTDCNDSESASYPGNVEVCDGIDNDCDGQVDEGVENTYYADTDGDGYGDLGNTLEACSQPAGYVTDNNDCDDTDANINPGEVEIPNNGIDENCDGIDASLWYQDLDGDGFGNPNISQQSNTQPTGYVGNNTDCNDSEAASYPGNVEVCDGIDNDCDGQVDEGVKNTYYADTDGDGYGDLGNTQEACSQPAGYVTDSTDCDDTDANINPGEVEIPNNGTDENCDGTDASLWYQDLDGDGFGNPNISQQSNTRPAGYVGNNTDCNDNESASYPGNVEVCDGIDNDCDGQVDEGVENTYYADTDGDGYGDVGNTQEACSQPAGYVTDNNDCDDTDANINPGEVEIPNNGTDENCDGIDASLWYQDLDGDGFGNPNISQQSNTRPAGYVGNNTDCNDNESASYPGNVEVCDGIDNDCDGQVDEGVENTYYADTDGDGYGDLGNTQEACSQPAGYVTDSTDCDDTDANINPGEVEIPNNGTDENCDGTDASLWYQDLDGDGFGNPDISQQSNTQPAGYVGNNTDCNDNESASYPGNLEVCDGIDNDCDGQVDEGVKNTYYADTDGDGYGDVGNTQEACSQPAGYVMDNNDCDDGDSSVNPGATEILDNGKDDDCNPTTLDSSASVDDDGDGFSENEGDCDDTKVTINPDATEIPDNGIDEDCDGSDLRTWYLDGDGDTYGDPGMSQTANSPPPGYVSDSTDCDDGDSTVYPGAMELCDGKDNDCTNGIPIDEIDTDSDGIPDCIDNCPNIANPNQEDSDGNNIGDACEGLNSEEFSLTEIFIKPNPFSSKITVLMPSNLNGELFTITLYDIRARMVVKLHTKCKNGVIQINNLDVFDQGVYLLKIASMDNKQYFKRLVKI